The Atribacteraceae bacterium genome includes the window AATCAATGTTTAATTAATTATACCGATTCTGGAAACGATTAGCCAGAACAGGAAATGAGATATAATGGGGAAAAGCGTATACGAGATTCCAAATTCGAGATGCAAGGTTTCAAGAATAAACGACCCCGCCGCAAGCGGCGGGGAATGAATCCTGAGAGATGCAAGGTTAAAAGTAACCATTCTTGAATCTTGAATTGATCTTTATTGGGAGTGAACAGAGCATGCCATTTTCAGTAGGTGTGGACCTGGGAGGGACAAAGATCGCTGCTGTTCTGGTTGACGAAACTCTGGAGGTTATCTCGTTCGAGAAAATTGCCGTGGATTCTTCCCGCGATGTCAACACCGTTATCCGTCAGGTTGGTGATCTAGCCGCGCGTTTTCTCGAAAAGATCCCCCCTCAGGAAGAAACAACCGGCTTAGGTCTTTCTTTTCCGGGGCTCCTGGATCTTGAACGGGAAAGACTGGTTTTTTCGGAAAATCTCAACTGGCGGGACATCCCGGTCGGGGAAATGATCCGCAGTGTCATCAAAACGCCTTTTTTCCTGGAACATGACGTCCGCTGCGGCGCGATCGCCGAACTTCATTACGGAGCCGGTAAGGCGTTCCAGGATTTAGTTTACGTCAGCGTAGGAACCGGAATCTCAGGGATTCTCGTCTGGAAACGTCGTATTATCCGGGGCGCCCATGGTGTTTCGGCTGAATTGGGTCATACGGTCATCGAACCGGGAGGTCCGCTTTGCCGATGTGGGAACCATGGGTGTCTGGAAGCGCTCGCCTCGGGAAGCGCCCTGGAGCGGGAAGCCTTCCATGTCTCCAGAAAGCCGGTTCGCGGCGAAGATGTTCTGACCAAGGCCCGAAAAGGGGAGTTTCCTTTCACGGCTATCGCGGGTCGGGCTGGATATTATCTGGCCCTTGGCCTGGCAAATCTGGCGGAAATTTTCGATCCAGAGGTCATCATTCTGGGAGGCGGAGTCATTGAAGCAGGACAATTCTTTATTGATCTTGTATGTCGTTCCCTAAAGACCCACCGTTTCGGCCTGGGAACTGCTCCCAGGATCCTGCCAGGCCGTTTCAAAGGGAAGGCCAGCGTAATGGGGGCCGCGGCAATCCCCTTACTCAAGCGGGAGGGCGTTTTATGACCGCAAAAGAACGGGTTCAAATGGCTGTTTCTCGGCAACCTTACGGAGGGCTGCCCCACCAGGTCGAATTTACCCGGAGGATGCGAAAAATAGTGGAAACCCACTTCAGGCTAACCGATGAAGAGCTTTCTATCGCCCTCGGTAACCACATCCGGTATATCGATACTCATCAGAAAGCGACCGTTGACCGCGAGCGGGGGATGGACTTCGACCTGTTCGGAGTCGGATGGGATTTGGTTAAATCAGAAGGTTACCTGCCTGTCTTCCATCCCTTGAATGATTGGAAGAACGCCTCTTCCTTCTCTTTCCCCGACCCGGGAGATCCAATTCTTTACCGGGATGCCGAGAAAATCACGGAGCAAATGCGGCAGGAATATTTCATCCTGGGCAGCCAGGGGTGGGTTTTGATGGAGCGGGCCTGGCTTCTCCGGGGGTTCGAAAATTTTATGACCGATATCGCCGAGAACCGGTCGGCCCTGGAAATTCTCCTCGACCGGATCACCGAATGCCAGATCGAAGTCACGAAGAATTTGATCAAGCTCGGGGTGGACGGGATTTATACCGGTGACGATTACGGGACCCAAAGAGGTCTTCTGCTGTCGCCAGCCCTGTGGAGGAGCCTCCTGAAACCCCGGTTGGCGGCGATCTGGAAAATCGCCAAACAAGCCGGTCTGCCAGTTT containing:
- a CDS encoding ROK family protein translates to MPFSVGVDLGGTKIAAVLVDETLEVISFEKIAVDSSRDVNTVIRQVGDLAARFLEKIPPQEETTGLGLSFPGLLDLERERLVFSENLNWRDIPVGEMIRSVIKTPFFLEHDVRCGAIAELHYGAGKAFQDLVYVSVGTGISGILVWKRRIIRGAHGVSAELGHTVIEPGGPLCRCGNHGCLEALASGSALEREAFHVSRKPVRGEDVLTKARKGEFPFTAIAGRAGYYLALGLANLAEIFDPEVIILGGGVIEAGQFFIDLVCRSLKTHRFGLGTAPRILPGRFKGKASVMGAAAIPLLKREGVL
- a CDS encoding uroporphyrinogen decarboxylase family protein, producing the protein MTAKERVQMAVSRQPYGGLPHQVEFTRRMRKIVETHFRLTDEELSIALGNHIRYIDTHQKATVDRERGMDFDLFGVGWDLVKSEGYLPVFHPLNDWKNASSFSFPDPGDPILYRDAEKITEQMRQEYFILGSQGWVLMERAWLLRGFENFMTDIAENRSALEILLDRITECQIEVTKNLIKLGVDGIYTGDDYGTQRGLLLSPALWRSLLKPRLAAIWKIAKQAGLPVFHHSCGNVFAILDDLLEIGLDVLLPVQPQAMDIRVLQEQFGSRLSFMGGLSTQETLPFGTPKQVREETGRLIDILGKHHGYIVSASHEIGSDCSIANLTAFLEEISHRNGSAIPVLSI